In Gammaproteobacteria bacterium, a single window of DNA contains:
- a CDS encoding acyl-CoA dehydrogenase, which yields MAWFSVILLILPLLILLAVSCPMIVLWPLYAVIILAVDYHGALGIFFSSIISALWIGVGLLFFIPVWRKRLVVSKLLAYIRVSFPHMSRTEKEAIEAGDIWWEAEFFKGKPNWETLFSYQTPTLTSKEQAFIDNQVIELCKMTHNWQILHELRDLPPEIWAYLKKEKFFGLLIPENYGGLGFSPLAHSTIIMKLATQSSTCAITAMVPNSLGPAELLLKYGTQEQKNHYLPRLAAGDEIPCFGLTSLDAGSDAGAMTDHGVICYGEFEGEKVLGIKLNWDKRYITLAPVATVLGLAFNLYDPEKLLGEEITLGISVCLVPTHLPGVEIGHRHWPLLLALMNGPTRGKDVFVPVDYLIGGKAMAGQGWRMLMECLSEGRGISLPALSAGGGKLLYGLTGAYTKVRQQFNVPIAKFEGIRSALAEIAGKAFMLQAMRIFTVGPVQEGLSPAIASAIAKCQMTEMARDIVNLSMDVHGGKAIQVGPNNYMFPSYLHTPIGITVEGANILMRCLVIFGQGSVRCHPFLLKELNIISEDNEQTLDKFDAILLPHIKFSLSNLARNILYTLSAGYGVCVKAPKAVNKHVRELTRISAAFALLTDVALLVLGGTLKRKETLSGRLADIIGQLYIASSVLKYYADAKFPEHHKAYVDWSVQYSLWKAQTAIQEFLRNFPNRIVAKAMKFIIFPLGYRYARPNDHLDNQLVEAMLDQSAMRNELLQDCCINVSPHSPKRWLEQAFNDSITLTPLLKRWAKMDTSQLLPEYSDYDSKVSAAVENKLLTAEEGAQLKNYEKLRRHALTVDEFDMTFKTVLTPPYP from the coding sequence ATGGCATGGTTCTCAGTTATTTTGTTGATTTTACCTCTACTTATATTGCTTGCTGTTTCTTGTCCAATGATAGTGCTGTGGCCGCTGTATGCCGTGATTATCCTGGCGGTTGATTACCACGGGGCATTGGGTATCTTTTTTTCTAGTATAATTTCTGCACTGTGGATTGGTGTAGGCCTACTTTTTTTTATACCAGTATGGCGCAAGCGTTTGGTGGTTTCTAAGCTACTTGCTTACATTCGGGTTTCGTTTCCGCATATGAGTCGCACAGAAAAAGAAGCGATTGAAGCGGGTGATATTTGGTGGGAAGCAGAATTTTTTAAAGGCAAGCCTAACTGGGAAACGCTTTTTTCTTATCAAACCCCAACGCTAACGTCTAAAGAGCAAGCTTTTATTGATAACCAAGTCATAGAACTTTGCAAAATGACGCATAATTGGCAGATACTCCATGAGCTACGTGATTTACCACCAGAAATATGGGCGTATCTAAAGAAAGAAAAATTTTTTGGTTTATTGATTCCCGAGAATTATGGCGGATTAGGTTTTTCTCCCTTAGCGCATTCTACGATTATTATGAAGTTAGCCACGCAATCCTCTACTTGCGCAATTACAGCGATGGTGCCAAATTCTTTAGGGCCAGCAGAATTATTGTTAAAGTATGGAACACAAGAACAGAAAAATCATTATTTGCCACGATTGGCCGCAGGTGACGAAATTCCATGTTTTGGATTAACCTCATTAGATGCAGGGAGTGATGCTGGGGCGATGACAGATCATGGCGTGATTTGTTACGGTGAATTTGAAGGTGAAAAAGTTTTAGGTATTAAACTCAATTGGGATAAGCGCTATATTACTTTAGCGCCGGTGGCGACAGTATTGGGGTTGGCCTTTAATTTATACGATCCAGAAAAATTATTAGGTGAAGAAATCACTCTTGGTATTAGTGTGTGCTTGGTGCCGACGCACTTGCCTGGTGTTGAGATAGGGCATAGACATTGGCCGTTGTTATTAGCATTAATGAATGGCCCAACCCGTGGTAAAGATGTTTTTGTTCCAGTCGATTATCTGATTGGTGGCAAAGCCATGGCAGGGCAGGGATGGCGCATGTTGATGGAATGTTTATCCGAAGGCCGTGGCATTTCATTGCCCGCACTGTCAGCCGGCGGTGGAAAATTATTATATGGTTTAACCGGGGCATACACAAAAGTTCGACAACAATTTAATGTACCGATTGCAAAATTTGAAGGCATACGATCCGCATTAGCGGAGATCGCTGGTAAAGCATTTATGTTACAGGCAATGCGCATTTTTACTGTTGGGCCGGTACAAGAAGGGCTAAGTCCTGCGATTGCTTCAGCGATCGCAAAATGCCAAATGACAGAAATGGCGCGGGATATTGTTAATCTATCCATGGATGTTCATGGTGGCAAAGCGATTCAAGTCGGGCCGAATAATTATATGTTCCCCTCCTATTTACATACTCCGATTGGGATTACGGTTGAGGGGGCAAATATTTTAATGCGTTGTCTCGTGATTTTTGGACAGGGGTCTGTGCGTTGTCATCCATTTTTATTAAAAGAATTAAATATTATTAGCGAAGATAACGAGCAAACATTAGATAAGTTTGATGCAATATTATTACCCCATATAAAATTTAGCTTGAGTAATTTAGCTAGAAATATTCTGTATACCCTTTCGGCAGGTTATGGTGTCTGTGTTAAAGCTCCTAAAGCAGTGAATAAGCATGTGCGAGAATTAACTCGAATCAGTGCTGCTTTTGCCTTATTGACTGATGTCGCTTTACTTGTTTTGGGAGGAACTCTAAAACGTAAAGAAACGTTATCTGGTCGATTAGCGGATATAATCGGGCAGTTATATATTGCATCGTCAGTACTAAAATATTATGCAGATGCGAAATTTCCTGAGCATCACAAAGCGTATGTGGATTGGTCGGTGCAGTATAGTCTTTGGAAAGCACAAACTGCCATTCAAGAATTTTTAAGAAACTTTCCGAATCGTATTGTTGCGAAAGCGATGAAATTTATCATTTTTCCTTTAGGGTATCGTTATGCTCGACCGAATGATCATCTTGATAATCAATTAGTCGAAGCCATGTTAGATCAAAGTGCTATGCGAAATGAATTATTACAGGACTGCTGTATTAACGTATCACCACATAGTCCCAAACGATGGTTAGAGCAAGCGTTTAATGATTCAATTACTCTAACGCCATTATTGAAGAGATGGGCCAAGATGGATACTTCACAATTATTGCCAGAGTATAGTGATTACGATAGCAAGGTGAGTGCAGCAGTAGAAAATAAATTGCTAACAGCAGAAGAAGGCGCTCAGCTGAAAAATTATGAAAAATTGCGTCGCCATGCGTTAACGGTGGATGAGTTTGATATGACATTCAAAACAGTCTTAACGCCGCCGTATCCTTGA
- a CDS encoding acetyl-CoA C-acetyltransferase yields MSNQKPVYIVDMSRTPFIKAEQGPGAFSASDLAVAACRPMLLRQSFLPTELGEVITGCMMPSSEEANISRVISLRIGCGKEVPAYTVQRNCASGMQAIDCAMKDIQLERHDLALAGGVDAMSRAPLLFNSGMTAWFSRFASSKNVSQKIKTLLQFRPQFLAPEIALLKGLTDHTVRMSMGQTAEEVAYRYQISREAMDAYALQSHMRAMQAQKDKSLTNIVPLINPRNGNVIAIDNGVRADSSLERLAKLKPFFDKPFGAVTAGNSSQITDGAAYMLLASEAAVKRLNLPVRAKIVDVAWVGLAPEVMGLGPAVAIQKLMQQQNFELNSIDYWEMNEAFAAQVLGCLSMLRQEGRVPLAPTQNKSIPQDKLNIYGGAIALGHPVGASGARIVMQLINALENNNAKRGVATLCIGGGQGGAMLIERVSGETK; encoded by the coding sequence ATGAGCAATCAAAAACCTGTTTACATTGTTGACATGAGCCGTACGCCGTTTATCAAAGCGGAACAGGGGCCTGGAGCATTTTCAGCTTCTGATTTAGCCGTGGCTGCGTGTCGCCCTATGTTGTTACGTCAATCTTTTTTACCAACAGAGTTAGGGGAAGTAATTACAGGTTGCATGATGCCGTCATCGGAAGAAGCGAATATTTCACGCGTGATTAGTTTACGTATTGGATGCGGCAAAGAAGTTCCGGCTTATACGGTGCAACGCAATTGTGCCTCTGGTATGCAAGCAATTGATTGTGCGATGAAAGATATTCAATTAGAACGGCATGATCTTGCTCTTGCTGGAGGAGTGGATGCCATGAGTCGAGCGCCATTATTATTTAATAGTGGAATGACGGCTTGGTTTTCGCGCTTTGCCTCTAGTAAAAATGTTTCTCAAAAAATTAAAACTTTATTACAATTTCGACCGCAGTTTCTTGCGCCTGAAATTGCTTTATTAAAAGGTCTAACCGATCACACTGTACGCATGTCAATGGGACAAACCGCAGAAGAAGTTGCATATCGTTATCAGATTTCGCGCGAAGCAATGGATGCGTATGCATTACAAAGTCATATGCGAGCGATGCAAGCACAAAAAGATAAATCACTCACAAATATTGTGCCATTAATTAATCCAAGAAATGGCAATGTCATTGCAATCGACAATGGCGTTCGAGCAGATAGTTCACTAGAGAGATTAGCGAAATTAAAACCATTTTTTGATAAACCCTTTGGTGCTGTCACTGCCGGTAATAGTTCACAAATTACAGATGGTGCTGCGTATATGCTTCTGGCTAGTGAAGCAGCCGTTAAACGTTTGAATTTACCAGTGCGTGCAAAAATAGTCGATGTGGCTTGGGTGGGGCTTGCGCCAGAAGTGATGGGATTAGGGCCCGCGGTTGCTATTCAAAAATTAATGCAACAACAAAATTTCGAGCTAAATAGTATTGATTATTGGGAGATGAATGAAGCGTTTGCAGCCCAGGTGCTCGGGTGTTTATCAATGCTTAGGCAAGAAGGGCGAGTGCCACTGGCCCCTACGCAGAACAAATCTATTCCTCAAGATAAATTAAATATTTACGGTGGAGCAATTGCATTAGGTCATCCTGTCGGTGCATCGGGCGCGCGTATTGTGATGCAATTAATTAATGCGCTTGAAAATAACAATGCGAAGCGTGGCGTAGCAACTTTGTGTATCGGCGGTGGCCAAGGTGGCGCGATGTTGATTGAGCGTGTATCAGGAGAAACAAAATGA
- a CDS encoding enoyl-CoA hydratase/isomerase family protein translates to MNLKHWRYEVDAHKVAWATFDKADLSVNTLDYATLTELASIIDTAEYSPEVVGLVIQSGKKSGFIAGADITQFQHCKNPEEGLKLVLYGQEVFACLEKMEKPSLALIEGACMGGGFELALACRYRIACDSESTLMGLPEIKLGIHPGWGGSIRLPRLIGAFQALPLILSGKGLSAYQARDLHVVDYVLPKRECENAARDIILKGLAPASFQHRLVSGLYKMSNVNGFRTFIANFMRKQIAKKTVMQHYPALEALISQWQKHGVSEDAYAYEAASLVSLFPTETSQNLIRLFFLQTRMKSGAKASTLINHVHVIGAGTMGGDIAAWCALNGIKVTLQDRGESYIAPAILRAKTLFEKKLKLKHLVMAANDRLIPDVKGDGMRQADVIIEAIYENLVAKQEILKQMEQHAKSSAIFATNTSSIMLDAMNTVLSDPSRLVGIHFFNPVAMMQLVEVVCGEKTSDAVIAQAMTFVKQIKRLPLKVKSRPGFLVNRILMPYLMESVKLVEEGVPMEKIDQAAVQFGMPMGPIELADTVGLDICLSVAKELTEHFGGEIPKALLDKVDQKQLGKKTAKGFYTYHRGKKQTQRIDCVVSICIEDIADRLIYRMLNESARCLSEGIVEDADMLDAGMVFGTGFAPFRGGPMQYIKTVGIERIRARFKALQEQYGKRFETDDHFINTIL, encoded by the coding sequence ATGAATTTAAAACATTGGCGTTATGAAGTTGATGCACATAAAGTCGCATGGGCGACTTTTGATAAAGCCGATTTATCGGTAAATACCTTAGATTATGCGACGCTTACAGAATTAGCTAGTATTATTGATACGGCGGAATATTCTCCTGAAGTTGTTGGCTTAGTTATCCAGTCGGGTAAAAAATCAGGGTTTATTGCGGGCGCAGATATTACGCAATTTCAACATTGTAAAAATCCAGAAGAGGGCTTGAAGCTAGTGCTTTATGGTCAAGAGGTTTTTGCTTGTTTAGAAAAAATGGAAAAGCCAAGTTTAGCTCTGATTGAAGGTGCGTGCATGGGTGGTGGCTTTGAGCTCGCGTTGGCTTGTCGTTATCGTATTGCTTGTGATAGCGAGTCAACTTTAATGGGCTTGCCTGAAATTAAATTAGGAATCCATCCGGGTTGGGGCGGATCCATTCGTTTGCCGCGTTTAATTGGTGCTTTTCAAGCATTGCCTTTAATTTTATCTGGAAAAGGGTTAAGTGCATATCAAGCAAGGGATTTGCATGTTGTTGATTATGTATTGCCAAAACGTGAATGCGAAAATGCTGCTCGAGACATTATTTTAAAAGGTCTTGCGCCAGCGTCATTCCAGCATAGACTGGTATCGGGTTTATATAAAATGAGTAATGTGAATGGCTTTCGAACGTTCATCGCTAATTTTATGCGCAAGCAAATTGCAAAAAAAACCGTGATGCAACATTATCCAGCATTAGAAGCGCTCATTTCTCAATGGCAAAAACATGGCGTCAGTGAAGATGCGTATGCTTATGAAGCAGCCTCTTTGGTTTCTCTTTTTCCCACAGAAACTTCACAAAATTTAATTCGCTTGTTTTTTTTACAGACGCGTATGAAAAGTGGCGCGAAAGCTTCAACACTAATTAATCATGTGCATGTCATTGGCGCAGGCACCATGGGCGGCGACATTGCTGCCTGGTGCGCATTGAATGGCATTAAAGTTACCCTGCAAGATCGTGGGGAAAGTTATATCGCTCCTGCGATTCTTCGCGCAAAAACTTTATTTGAGAAAAAATTAAAACTCAAACATTTAGTGATGGCGGCCAATGATAGACTTATTCCTGATGTAAAAGGTGACGGAATGCGTCAGGCAGATGTCATTATTGAGGCGATTTATGAAAATCTTGTGGCGAAGCAAGAAATATTAAAACAAATGGAACAGCATGCAAAGTCAAGCGCTATTTTTGCAACGAATACCTCAAGTATTATGCTCGATGCAATGAATACAGTACTGAGTGATCCTAGTCGTTTGGTGGGGATTCACTTTTTTAATCCGGTAGCGATGATGCAGTTAGTTGAAGTGGTTTGTGGAGAAAAAACCAGTGATGCAGTGATTGCTCAAGCGATGACCTTTGTGAAGCAAATAAAACGCTTGCCGTTAAAAGTGAAGAGTCGACCAGGATTTTTAGTCAATCGTATCTTAATGCCTTATTTGATGGAAAGCGTGAAGCTTGTCGAAGAAGGTGTTCCCATGGAAAAAATCGATCAAGCGGCCGTTCAATTTGGCATGCCGATGGGGCCGATTGAACTTGCTGATACAGTGGGATTAGACATTTGTTTATCAGTTGCGAAAGAATTAACAGAACATTTTGGTGGTGAAATACCCAAAGCCTTGCTCGATAAAGTTGATCAAAAACAATTAGGAAAAAAGACAGCCAAGGGATTTTATACTTACCATAGGGGAAAGAAACAAACACAGCGTATTGATTGTGTAGTTTCTATTTGTATTGAAGATATTGCTGATCGATTAATTTATCGCATGCTCAATGAATCCGCGCGATGTTTGTCAGAGGGCATTGTTGAAGATGCCGACATGCTGGACGCGGGCATGGTGTTTGGCACAGGTTTCGCGCCATTTCGTGGTGGCCCGATGCAATATATTAAGACCGTAGGTATTGAACGAATACGCGCACGTTTCAAAGCCTTGCAAGAACAATATGGTAAACGGTTTGAAACTGATGATCACTTCATCAATACAATTTTGTAG
- the hemF gene encoding oxygen-dependent coproporphyrinogen oxidase yields MINEVSAYFKDLQNRICTMLEKEDSHKHFNEDHWTYPSGGGGQSRVLENGNIIEKGGVNFSHIIGDKLPAASTTKRPELADHSFQALGISLVIHPDNPFIPTSHANLRLFVAYPTQHASTFDRFQSTARRTRRRAAECTNEYMSSETSVQQSCGPKAEACTWWFGGGFDLTPYYGNMDDCIYWHEMAKKACDPFGKDIYPKYKKWCDEYFYLKHRQEARGIGGLFFDDLNHWDFEQCFAFVQSVGEHYLEAYQTILQRRKNITFNEQHKKFQRYRRGRYVEFNLLYDRGTLFGLQSNGRTESILMSLPPSVEWQYQWQPDPGSAEAALYSDFLPAREWVK; encoded by the coding sequence TTGATTAATGAAGTCTCTGCTTATTTTAAAGATCTGCAAAACCGCATTTGTACCATGTTGGAAAAAGAAGATAGCCATAAACACTTCAACGAAGATCACTGGACTTATCCATCTGGTGGCGGTGGACAAAGTCGTGTCCTCGAAAATGGCAACATCATTGAAAAAGGTGGCGTAAATTTTTCACATATTATTGGCGATAAGCTTCCCGCAGCATCTACGACGAAGCGTCCTGAATTAGCCGATCATTCTTTTCAAGCATTAGGTATTTCTCTGGTCATTCATCCTGATAATCCATTCATCCCAACATCACATGCCAATTTACGTTTATTTGTCGCTTACCCAACGCAACATGCAAGTACATTCGATAGATTTCAATCCACAGCTAGGCGTACGCGAAGACGAGCAGCGGAGTGTACAAATGAGTACATGAGCAGCGAGACAAGCGTACAACAAAGCTGTGGGCCGAAAGCTGAAGCATGTACCTGGTGGTTTGGAGGAGGATTTGATCTCACGCCCTACTATGGAAATATGGATGATTGTATTTATTGGCATGAAATGGCCAAAAAAGCCTGTGATCCGTTTGGAAAAGATATTTATCCAAAATATAAAAAATGGTGTGATGAATATTTTTATTTAAAACATCGACAAGAAGCCAGAGGTATTGGCGGATTATTTTTTGATGATCTGAATCATTGGGACTTTGAACAATGTTTTGCATTCGTGCAAAGCGTTGGCGAACATTATTTAGAAGCGTATCAAACCATTTTGCAACGAAGAAAAAACATTACTTTCAACGAACAACATAAGAAATTTCAGCGTTATAGACGTGGCCGGTACGTCGAATTTAATTTACTGTATGATCGTGGCACTTTATTTGGTTTACAATCTAATGGCCGTACAGAATCCATTTTGATGTCACTACCACCGTCTGTCGAATGGCAGTATCAATGGCAACCAGATCCCGGCTCTGCAGAAGCGGCTTTGTATAGTGATTTTTTGCCGGCAAGAGAGTGGGTGAAATAA
- a CDS encoding efflux RND transporter permease subunit codes for MRFTDIFIKRPVLASVTSLLILLLGLYSIFNLPLSEYPKTESTMVTVSTSYPGASASLMQSFITTPLMQAVSQANGIDYMTTSSTAGSSNITIYMKLNYNPNDALSEVLTQTNSVQNQLPTASQLPVITVSSAQQFDLMYLSFSSSVMSPEEITDYLTRVIQPNLVSLDGITRAEILGGQTFSMRVWLNPQKMQKFNITPTQVTDALSQNNFQTAAGQTKGALVVYNLQANTDLHDVNAFNNMVISHINGTFIRLKDIAKVELGSQSYDSNVFFDHEQAVFIGIVTTPEANPLVVSKAVRAMMPSLQKSFPTGLDSKIVYDSSTYIKESMHEVMQTIAITAFIVILVIFAFLGSVRAVIIPVVTMPLSIIGVCFFMLLLGYSLNLLTLLAMVLAIGLVVDDAIVVVENVYRHIEEGENALNSALLGAREIASPIISMTITLAAVYAPIGFMGGLTGELFTEFAFTLAGSVIISGIIALTLTPMMCSKILTPSVMHERFVIYIDQLFDRFRQSYKNKLTAVLNYRPVTLTFAVIILSSCYFLATTAQSELAPSEDQSSLWVMYTGPNYANLDYMTKFSEPINQLFTSIPEAEDYFMINGISGVNSGISGLILKPWSERKKSVEQIKQELQPQFSSLAGLQAVAFEPPSLPGNNSGLPVQFVITTTQDFSELYDAQEKLKTAAQQSGLFAYLDATLLYNNPQITLQVDRNRAADVGVTMQDIGDLLSLFVSGNYLNWFSMQDMSYQVIPQVEQEYRYNPADLNEYYINTKSGASVPLSNLATITQGVQPNALTTFQQLNSATVEGVMAPGHTITEGLEFLRAEAAKTFPKNMTYDYAGESRQLMQEGSSLLLTFFFSLIVIYLVLAAKFESWRDPLVILVSVPMSICGALIPLNLGFASLNIYSGIGLVTLIGLISKHGILMVEFANIIQREEKLSIHDAIIKSASLRLRPILMTTCAMVFGVLPLLLANGAGSHSRFDIGLVIFTGMIIGTLFTLFVVPTMYTFLAKNHAGEHFD; via the coding sequence ATGAGATTCACCGATATATTTATTAAACGCCCAGTACTCGCTTCTGTCACCAGTTTACTGATTTTATTACTCGGTCTATATTCTATTTTTAATTTACCACTGAGTGAATATCCGAAAACAGAAAGCACGATGGTCACAGTTTCTACCAGTTATCCGGGGGCAAGCGCTTCTTTAATGCAGAGCTTTATCACTACGCCTTTAATGCAAGCGGTTTCGCAAGCCAATGGTATCGATTACATGACCACTTCAAGCACGGCAGGATCGAGTAATATTACGATTTACATGAAGCTCAATTACAATCCCAATGATGCCTTATCTGAAGTATTAACCCAAACGAATAGTGTGCAAAATCAACTGCCTACCGCGTCACAATTACCGGTGATCACGGTCAGTTCCGCACAACAATTTGACTTAATGTATTTAAGTTTCAGCAGCTCAGTGATGAGCCCTGAAGAAATTACGGATTACTTGACTCGAGTCATCCAACCTAACTTAGTCAGCTTAGATGGCATTACTCGCGCAGAAATATTGGGCGGCCAAACTTTTAGTATGCGTGTATGGTTAAATCCGCAAAAAATGCAAAAATTCAATATTACGCCTACACAAGTAACTGATGCCTTATCACAAAATAATTTTCAAACTGCTGCCGGTCAAACCAAGGGCGCATTAGTCGTTTATAACTTACAAGCCAATACTGACTTACACGACGTCAACGCCTTCAATAATATGGTTATTAGCCATATTAATGGCACATTTATTCGCTTAAAAGACATTGCCAAGGTAGAACTGGGCTCTCAATCGTATGACTCCAATGTGTTTTTTGATCATGAACAAGCCGTATTTATTGGCATCGTGACAACCCCTGAAGCCAATCCACTCGTGGTGAGCAAAGCGGTTAGAGCAATGATGCCCAGCTTGCAAAAGTCTTTCCCTACAGGGCTAGACAGCAAAATCGTTTACGATAGTTCAACCTATATTAAAGAATCCATGCATGAAGTGATGCAAACCATCGCCATTACAGCCTTCATTGTTATTTTAGTGATTTTTGCATTTTTGGGTTCTGTGAGAGCAGTGATCATTCCGGTTGTCACCATGCCTTTATCCATTATTGGCGTATGTTTTTTTATGTTGCTACTGGGTTATTCTCTAAATTTATTAACGCTGCTGGCCATGGTACTCGCCATCGGATTGGTAGTAGATGATGCTATTGTTGTCGTTGAAAATGTTTATCGGCATATAGAAGAAGGTGAAAACGCTTTAAATTCCGCATTATTAGGCGCACGTGAAATTGCATCTCCCATTATTTCGATGACCATTACTCTTGCTGCTGTATATGCACCCATAGGATTTATGGGCGGACTGACCGGGGAGCTTTTTACCGAATTCGCATTCACACTCGCCGGATCGGTGATTATTTCAGGCATCATTGCATTAACATTAACGCCCATGATGTGCTCCAAAATTCTTACTCCATCGGTGATGCACGAGCGCTTTGTGATTTATATTGATCAGTTATTTGATCGCTTCCGGCAATCGTATAAAAATAAATTAACCGCCGTACTCAACTATCGTCCAGTGACTTTAACATTTGCCGTTATCATTTTAAGCAGCTGTTATTTTCTAGCAACTACAGCACAATCTGAATTAGCACCGAGCGAAGATCAAAGCTCTCTATGGGTCATGTATACTGGACCTAACTACGCCAACCTTGATTACATGACTAAATTTTCTGAACCCATCAATCAACTGTTTACCTCTATTCCTGAAGCAGAAGATTATTTTATGATTAATGGAATATCTGGCGTCAATTCAGGAATATCAGGTTTGATTTTGAAACCATGGAGCGAACGCAAAAAATCGGTGGAACAAATTAAACAAGAATTACAACCACAATTTTCTTCGTTAGCAGGACTACAAGCAGTGGCTTTTGAGCCACCCTCTTTACCTGGAAATAATAGCGGATTACCGGTGCAATTTGTAATTACTACCACACAAGATTTTTCTGAGTTATATGATGCACAAGAAAAATTAAAAACAGCGGCGCAACAGAGTGGTTTATTTGCATATCTTGATGCCACTTTACTGTATAACAATCCACAAATTACGTTACAAGTTGATCGCAATCGCGCTGCTGATGTTGGCGTAACGATGCAAGATATCGGCGATTTATTATCACTATTTGTAAGCGGTAATTATTTAAATTGGTTTAGCATGCAAGACATGAGTTACCAAGTCATTCCGCAAGTAGAGCAAGAATATCGCTATAACCCTGCCGATCTTAATGAATATTATATTAATACCAAAAGCGGTGCCAGCGTCCCTCTTTCAAACCTTGCTACAATCACTCAAGGAGTACAACCTAACGCACTGACTACATTCCAACAATTGAACTCGGCTACAGTAGAAGGCGTCATGGCGCCCGGCCATACTATTACTGAAGGCCTTGAATTTTTACGCGCAGAAGCTGCAAAAACTTTTCCTAAAAACATGACTTACGATTACGCGGGAGAATCACGCCAGTTAATGCAAGAAGGCAGTTCATTGCTACTGACTTTTTTCTTTTCACTCATCGTCATTTATTTGGTACTCGCTGCCAAATTTGAATCTTGGCGCGATCCATTAGTTATTTTAGTGAGTGTTCCTATGTCGATTTGTGGCGCACTGATTCCTCTGAATCTAGGATTTGCTTCTCTCAATATTTATTCTGGCATTGGCCTGGTCACACTGATTGGTTTAATCAGTAAACATGGAATCTTAATGGTAGAATTTGCGAATATTATTCAGCGCGAAGAAAAATTGAGTATTCATGATGCGATTATTAAATCAGCGTCCTTACGTCTACGCCCTATTCTAATGACTACGTGCGCGATGGTGTTTGGCGTACTTCCATTGCTTCTAGCAAACGGCGCAGGTTCACACAGTCGTTTCGATATTGGCTTAGTCATCTTTACTGGAATGATCATCGGTACATTATTTACTTTATTTGTAGTCCCAACGATGTACACCTTTTTAGCCAAAAATCACGCAGGTGAGCATTTTGATTAA
- a CDS encoding efflux RND transporter periplasmic adaptor subunit → MAKRMIIMLISVGILFGLIAGWYFFKQYKINQFMQAMKYTTSTVSTTIAKKENWKPFIAETGSIVAINGVNVTTQASGLVSAILFQPGSMVKKGEILVNLDDRQLQATLASNQAQLLFAEQNHTETHELFKVGAASKNALETTEANLNEARANIKSVEVQISYLHIPAPFDGKIGINQINLGQYIQPGTTIASLQQLDPLYVQFSVVQQDIDKIHVDQAVEVIVDANPKHIYHGTITAIDSQVNSDTRNVNVQATITNDDMKLLPGMFAQINVVLAHRDAIITVPQTAINYNLFGNSVLIAKPEGNTPDGKPMYVLALQYVTTGEERKGMVEITKGLAGGEMVVSSGQLKVNEGSHVTINNSVEP, encoded by the coding sequence ATGGCCAAGCGTATGATTATCATGTTGATCAGTGTCGGAATATTGTTTGGCCTTATTGCTGGTTGGTATTTTTTTAAGCAATATAAAATCAACCAATTCATGCAAGCAATGAAATATACCACCTCTACTGTATCGACTACGATTGCAAAAAAGGAAAACTGGAAGCCTTTTATTGCCGAAACTGGTTCTATTGTCGCTATTAATGGTGTGAATGTAACAACACAAGCTAGCGGGCTAGTCAGTGCTATTTTATTTCAACCAGGTAGCATGGTGAAGAAAGGCGAGATTCTAGTTAACCTAGATGACAGACAGTTACAAGCGACTCTTGCCAGTAATCAAGCCCAACTTTTATTTGCAGAACAAAACCATACAGAAACTCACGAACTATTTAAAGTTGGCGCAGCCTCTAAAAACGCCCTTGAAACAACAGAAGCCAATCTTAACGAAGCGCGTGCCAATATAAAATCTGTGGAAGTCCAAATCTCTTATCTCCATATCCCCGCTCCTTTTGATGGAAAAATCGGGATTAATCAAATTAATTTAGGCCAATATATACAACCAGGCACAACGATTGCTTCACTGCAACAACTTGACCCGCTGTATGTGCAATTTTCTGTTGTCCAACAAGATATTGATAAAATTCATGTCGATCAAGCGGTAGAAGTGATTGTCGATGCAAATCCTAAGCATATTTATCACGGCACAATAACCGCTATTGATTCGCAAGTTAATTCAGACACCAGAAATGTTAATGTGCAAGCGACCATTACTAACGATGACATGAAATTACTTCCCGGTATGTTTGCACAAATCAATGTCGTACTTGCACATCGCGATGCAATCATCACAGTACCCCAAACTGCAATTAACTATAATTTATTCGGTAATTCAGTATTAATTGCAAAACCTGAAGGCAACACTCCTGATGGAAAACCCATGTATGTTTTGGCGCTGCAATATGTGACCACTGGCGAAGAACGCAAAGGCATGGTGGAAATCACTAAAGGTTTAGCCGGCGGAGAAATGGTGGTGAGTTCTGGGCAACTTAAAGTCAATGAAGGCTCACACGTCACCATTAATAACAGCGTGGAACCTTAA